Below is a window of Osmia bicornis bicornis chromosome 8, iOsmBic2.1, whole genome shotgun sequence DNA.
TACGTACATATTGCGAATAAACACTGTCTTtgttattgtaattttaaatgactCACGCTATTCTCCCTCTCCTTTTTCCCTATCCTTCTTCTTAATGTTTCCTAAACTCAAACaggtttatataaaaaaaaaaaaaattgtttaattacgCAAAAACAATAGCataatttatgatatttgTTAAACGATACAATTTATATTGGtgattgtaaataaaaagaaaattaatgattgcatgatattttgaaaatttgtaactaattttaaattaagttGAAATATATACTTAATCGTTACTTCATTGAATTTTAAGAATGGCTGTAACAACAATAGTAGTAAAAAAGAAGTGATTTCATTATTTACCTAATAATAAACTagtaataaaacaataaaaaattattccttAGTCTGCCAAAAGGGACAAGGATGCAATGAATGAAGACAGCAGCAGTGATGAGGATGAAGATCCTGATAACATGGGTGTTCCAGGTAAAGTTTGTTCCTGAAATATAATGTATTTATCATTATCGTGAActtattctaataaaatatataacttTTTTAGGTGGTGGGAAAGATCTTGCTACTGCAACTGGGATTGCAAATATTAAAGATGAAAAACCTGCAGATGCACCATCTAATGTTATGACAAAGGGGCAGGGGGGAATGAACAGTAAGAATAAATTTAATGTCATTTATTAGTGTATAAATTATATCACTTAAAATACCTCATTCTTTTAACAGTGTTAAATcagaaatttggaaataaaatCCCTGATGGATTAGTAACTAAGACTGCAACACCAGGATATGAAATGGTACGTGTAGGAGGATCACAGGGTGTACCACCTGGATTTGTTAATGCAAATCAGTTGGGTCAATTAGGTCAGTTAGCTGCTGCTGGTGGAGCATATGGTTTACCACCAGGATTAGCAACTCTTGCAGGTTTCAATCCAGCCTTTTTTTCACCAAGTAAGCACAAGTAGTCTTATTACACATATAAcacaataaaatgattttatttttgttgttttgtataaataaagtatatatttaatgtatgtataaattatttatgcaCATACATGGCGAAATTTCTTGatgaaagtatatttttacataCCATTAGGAGgttttatgtatattaatttctAGGCATGGATATGAGCTTAATGAGCGGTTTTATGGGTTTGCCTGGAATGAATATGGGTGTGAATCCCCTTGTTCAGTTGTTAAACCAAAACGGTTTACATCCAAATTGGCCAGCTGGCCTAACAGGTAAAGCTGTATCACAATTATGGATGAACGCTGGGGACCCCACTAAAATGAATATACAACAAACTATAccggaagaagaagaagtagacGACGAAGATATGGGCGTTGCGGAAACGTATGCTGATTATATGCCTACTAAACGtacgtttgttctttttttatatgcTACTTTATACATATTCCGTTGCATAACAATCAATTTAATGTTTAATAGTTAAACTTGGACGGAAGCATCCAGATCCTGTTGTGGAAACTGCATCGTTATCCAGTGTTGAACCAACAGATGTTTGGTATAAAGTTTCGATACCGGAAGAATCGATACGAACTGGAGCTTTATCCGCGTTACAACTTGAATCAATAACGTACGCATCTCAGCAACACGAACATCTTTTACCGGACGGTTCGCGTGCTGGTTTTTTGATCGGTGATGGTGCGGGAGTTGGTAAAGGGCGAACCATAGCTGGTATCATATTTGAAAACTATTTAAAAGGACGAAAACGTGCTATTTGGGTTTCGGTTTCGAATGATCTGAAATATGATGCAGAACGTGATCTGAATGACATTGGTGCATCAAAAATTGAGGTATTTTAACTTTactttaaatgaaaaatttcattgaagtTAACAAAAGATTTCTAAATTGCTAATATAATTATAGGTTCACgcattgaataaatttaaatacgcAAAAATTTCGTCAGCAGTAAATGGTAATGTAAAAAGGGGAGTAATATTCAGCACGTATTCCGCTTTAATTGGAGAATCTACCCAGAGTGGGGGAAAATATAAAAGTCGATTAAAACAACTTTTACAATGGTGTGGAGAAGACTTTGATGGGCTAATTATTTTTGACGAGTGTCACCGTGCAAAGAATTTGTGTCCAACAGGTAGCTCAAAGCCTACCAAAACTGGTTTGACAGTTTTAGAATTGCAGAATAAGCTTCCTAAAGCTAGAGTAGTATACGCCAGTGCCACAGGTGCTTCCGAACCCCGTAACATGGCCTATATGGTACGTTTAGGAATGTGGGGCGAAGGAACACCATTTCCTGAATTTAACGATTTTATTACTGCTGTTGAAAAACGAGGAGTAGGTGCAATGGAGATCGTAGCGATGGACATGAAATTACGAGGCATGTACATTGCTCGACAGCTCAGTTTTCATGGTGTAGCgtttaaaatagaagaagTACCATTATCCAAAGAATTTACCGAAGTATATGATCGCTCTGTCCGACTTTGGGTCGAAGCTATGCAAAGGTTTCAAGAAGCAGCTGAGTTGTTGGATGCTGAGAATCGTATGAAGAAAACAATGTGGGGTCAATTTTGGTCGTCGCATCAGCGCTTTTTCAAATACTTGTGCATTGCAGCTAAAGTGAAACACGCTGTTGCGGTTGCGAGAGAGGCTGTAAAATGTGGGAAGTGCGTAGTTATAGGTTTGCAATCCACCGGCGAAGCTCGTACATTGGAACAATTAGAACGCGACGATGGCGAACTTAGCGATTTCGTTTCCACCGCGAAGGGAGTGCTCCAATCGTTGGTGGAAAAACATTTTCCAGCATCAGATCGTAATCACATACATCGAGTTCTTGGTATCGAACCATCAAAAATGCAAAGGTTAGAGGACCTTGACGACATCGATGGTGCCGGTGGTTCCGCTGGTAGTAGTAAAAGGAAACCTGTACGACAAGCAGCTCAGCGCGCTTCGAAAAGAGTTCGTACATTCCCATCCGACGACGATTTCACTGACGACGAAAGAAACGGTGGTCATAGTTCTGGTTCAGAATATAAACAGAGTGGCAGCGAAAGCGAAGATGACCATAAATCTGACGAAGAGAGTAACATCACTTCCGATTCTTCTTTCAATTACAGCGAATCGGATTCTGATTCAGGTGACGGACgacgaaagaagaaaggtgcgaaaaaacaaaagaaacctGTCAAGAAACGTGGCCCGCCTGCGACTGCGGCAACGCGTAATCGAGCACCATCAAGAGACGCGGTCGAGCGCGCTTATacaatgaaaaaagaattactGGTAGAAGTGGAGGAACTAGGCGATCGACTTCCACCAAATACCTTGGATCAACTGATAGATGAATTTGGTGGTCCAGAAAACGTGGCTGAAATGACTGGTAGAAAAGGGCGGGTTGTTCAGACAGAAGATGGCACTATTCAATACGAATCTAGATCTGAAGTAGACGTACCTCTGGAAACTCTTAATTTAACAGAAAAACAAAGGTTTATGGATGGTGAGAAAACGGTAGCCATTATTTCTGAAGCAGCTAGCAGTGGTATATCATTGCAAAGTGATAGACGAGCTAGAAATCAGATGCGACGAGTGCATATTACTCTTGAATTACCATGGAGTGCCGATAGAGCGATCCAGCAATTTGGACGGACGCATCGTTCGAATCAAGTGAATGCACCAGagtacatatttcttatttcggACTTGGCAGGTGAACGGCGATTCGCATCTATTGTAGCGAAACGTCTGGAAAGTCTCGGCGCTCTTACACACGGAGATAGACGAGCCACGGAAACGAGAGACCTTTCACAATTTAATATCGATAATAAATATGGTCGTGCCGCTCTCGAAGCAACAATGAGAACCATAATGAAGTACGAACCGCCTCTTGTACCACCACCTCAAGATTATCATGGAGACTTCTTCAAAGACGTGGCTGAAGCGTTGGTGGGTGTTGGTTTGATTTGCAATAGCGAAAGCACACCTGGCGTACTCACATTGGACAAAGATTATAATAACATGTCGAAATTTTTGAATCGTATTCTCGGTATGCCTGTTGATTTGCAAAACCGTTTGTTCAAATATTTCACCGACACGTTGAACGCGATTGTCACGCAAGCGAAAAAGACCGGTCGTTTTGACATGGGTATCCTCGATCTCGGTACTTCTGGAGAAAATgtgaaaagggttaaattgTATCGTTTCTTACGTAAACATGCCACTGGAAAAGCGCCAACCGAGCTCCACGTTGTACACGTTGAACGTGGAATGAATTGGTCTGAAGCGATAGATAAATTTTCTGAATTAACAGGGTCCAAAGAGGGATTTTATTTGAGTCATCAAATTCGTAATGGAAAACAAACGGCAATCCTCGCTGTTGCTGTAGAAACTggtggaaaaaagaaatctgaAAGCAAGAAAGATCAATTGTACATGGTTTATAGGTATGgtatttaatttcttccttgaaagaaaaaaaaggattacAACTTAAAAATAAGTTTTATCATGATacatattgtttttttttttttttaaggccCAATACAGGATTACAATTAAGACAAGAAACTCTAGGCGAATTAGagaagaaatataagaaaGTATCGTCAGATGAAGCAGAACCACACTGGTCGCAACAGTACGAAGCTTCTGTAGATACGTGTTCTCACGCTTATTGGCGCGGTAATTGTAAAAACGTAACTATTGGTATGGACTGCGAGGTTGGTCTCCGAAGGCGTTCCTATAATGTTCTGTCAGGTTCTGTTTTAAGCGTATGGAGTCGGGTAGAAAGTATTCTCGCGACACGTTCTGGTCACAATTCTAAGATGCAAGTTGTGCGGTTACGAACCGGTAATATACTATTCAAATACTGTTTTGTCAAATTTTCACAATTGTTCAGAATTCTTATgaacttttttcttcttttaacaGACGAAGGATTGAAGATAGTTGGTACTCTTATTCCAAAGTCCTGCATGGAAATATTACGACAAGAACTTTCATCCGATTCTGAAAACACCGAAGAACTTACATTTTGAACATCACGTTAATTCGCTTTCATAGGTAAAATATCgatcttttaaaattgaactaatagaacgattattaataatcatttgttatttaaaacaGGACCAAAAGAAGCGATTAATAAGAATATAACATACAGTGGACAAATCCCTCTGCTTAGTTTTTCAAGAAAAGTGACATAAGGAGAGGGTGCACTTGCAAATGCATGGCGAAAACATGgattaacgtgttaattatcGAGATGTTATAAGGTAGATTTTCAGATGACCATCTACCAACCAGTGTTTTATTGTCCTATCGAATATGACGAGTGAAATGAATGCGTGACACGAACATTTGCGATTTATGGATTTTTGAAATCTAAACGTATCTCTTCGTTAGGTTCTCACGttgttattttataagttttaaCGAAACGTATTTCTCTCGCCCGTCACATCTTGATATACAAATGTCGTAAGTagttagaatttttttttattttagtcgTAAATTACGCTCGCATTGATTTGGGCGTTACCGGGTAcacattttttgtattttcattcATCTTGTTCACGTtgtcaaaaagaaaaaaaaaaaggacagAAATTATTAGAAACCTTACTTTTATACAGTTTATGATTATATATGAAACAAACTTGTCTGTGCACGAAAAAAAGGATATTAAGATTCGTATTATCACGTGTAGGACAGATTAGATTACATTTCTAAAAATCACGCGTGTGAGTTAATTTCAGTCAGTGTGGGATAGCTTTATTTTGCATCAGTCAAATTAAGAAATGGAACATGAAAAGAAACGCGATTTTTACGAGGAAGCACGAAATGAAATTAGTGATTCGTACGACTTAAAAAACTGTATCTTAACGCTAATCATATCTTGAAAAACGAAGCAACATCCAGTGAGAATCGATTGTGAAATCTTAGAGATAGGAAAGAGTTCGCTTACTCGTGTATTGTGACTGATTAACTAACCGAAGTATAACTCGGACAAAAAATAAAGTAGTATTAGTACTATATAAAAAACGCAGTGCGAAACGATCAATTCTCGCTGGAAAGTACAGATGTATACGCAACTgttccaatttttatttaatcgttGAATTGATCGAATAGTTAATTAATGACCATTGCTATTGCTaccattaatattattacactactgctattattattagtgCTAGTACCCCCACTGAAAACaaactattattactattacaaAGAAATAGAGAGACGagataacatatttaaataaatatttattgtttttaaagAAGTGCCAATGTAGcgtaaaatttttgtttttttataaattcacaATTCCGTGATCAGACTTCagagaatattttattttatttgtcttgtttttctacttttattaaaagtaatttgaTAATACCGTTAGcacgaaaattgaaaaaatcattaataattaaaaaaaagaaaagagaaaatctCGTCTCCCAATATTCTCAATTTATGAGTAGTCGGCATTAAAAGATTAGATTCAACAATACATATGGcagtatatttatattcagaAATCATAAAGTAGTCATGCGATTCGCATGTATATTGAGTAGATGTCTGTTGTTTGTACGCCTGGGCGAGTACTAAACGAATTAGATCTTCTGATCTATCATTTATGACGGAAAAAACAGTAACAACAAAGGGAAGATCCAGATTACATTAAatagggaaaagaaaaaaaaaagatagagTACTCCGAAGCAATCGATAGAATTCGTTTTAAGTAGAATCTCCATTAGAAGAACAGATTATTGTGAATAAATCTTGTTCACATATTTCAGACGTTGTAAAATTGGAAATTATCACTGTGAATATTTTCCTGTCTTCGTAATATTGTCCTTAATACAATAAAAACATCGTTTTGACGTAGTGTACGAAAGATAAACTACTACGTTTCTACGGATACACTACATATTGCATTTATAAAACaagagaaagaaatgaaaaagctTATTTACGTGTACTACGTAGCGGAAATAAGAATACTTTTATTGTGTTCTATCTTTTGTAAAATTCGATCGTAATCATTTATGATAccagtaaattatttattaatttattattacagaTATGATTTATTCGATTAGTATTTGTTCGTTATTCAATACTTTTTGtcattttaaaacaaaatcggTTATTTTGATAAAACATCTATTCAGTTTTATATCGTTCAATTTCTCTAATTTATTACAAACGTGGAGATTCTTAATGAAACTAATTGGGAACGAGAATGTCGGTTGACGAAATTTTAATACCGAAAGTGATTTgtgatttatatgaaaagatttcaaagtgtaaatatatatattaaagaATATAAAGCAGTTTTAGGTCACACGTGTACCttatattcaatatttttacaattctTGCTTGAGTTCCTATTACAGACAAGGTGTAATTTATAAATGTGGTATCTAGTATACGTGGAAACAGGCACTGCACTTGCCGAAACGATTCCCTTTCGTTATGTGCTGTGTTTTGTGAAACTGAATGAGCGATTTTGAAAAtgctatacatatatacatatatatatgtacttgcatgtgtatatatacatgtataaatGTTTGTGTATGTAAAATCAATacttagtaaaaaaaaaaagaagaagaaaaagaaaaggaagaaaaaaaaatgaaaaacagtGCTAAAGAAATCGATCTTTCGAATATCAAACCcactattattactataacgTTCGCATTAACATTATTTTCCTCCATTGTTGTGTaacttaaaataataatgatgcGTATGCTACTTTTCCCTCTTGTTGCTTTGAACGTACATATATGTTGTACCGCGAAAAGCATACGAGAAACATTAATTCATTGACGTATAAAATACAATGGATTTccgtaaaagaaaagaaaaaccaTGTAAATTGTTTTCTGTTGCAAGCGCAGACTTAGTATTGTGCATtgcataaaattatataaatagcAAATAAAATGTCTTATATAAGTATCAGTCTATTGTACTGCAGCAGTTAATTAAGATTTTTGTTCAGTTTTTTTGTTGTTCTTTTACATATAAAATCATAcagttttaatttctttagTTCCAACTCTATAaagctttctttttttaaaaaagcatGGTTGCAGTCTTGTTTCACGAAGCATAAGCATACTTAAAATTCTTTCTGATAATTGCTATATAATAGAACTGTGTACATAGGAGATCGAAACAAgtacaaataattttaaaatgcgTAAAATATCCACCGTTCATTTTAACGTTTATTAACATGTCAATCGtggattaaattttttttacatggTTTGACCCACGACTTATGTTAGGTAATAAAAAAACTGTACAATTTAACATTTCTTCTTACTTTCTTATAAGGACAGAAACATTCACTCGACcattcataattcatttacACATAATCGTGCATAACCaggcatttttttttttcaatttcaacgtTTCCTATCTGTTATATGTCATAAAATACAGTCACCAAATACCTCTTCTACATATATGCATTCCCATCGATGAATTATTAACTTCATAGGGGCGGAAGTACTTTGgtattatttaatgaaaagcATATAGCAGCATAAGAAATGTGCAAAATCCAATAATGAGACCGAGAATAAGAGAGTCTCGTCTTTTACGCAGATTTATCCTTTGTAGTAAACTATTTACCGCCGGAaatcgatttgaaatatcgtTAAGTCTGGTCTGTAGACGTTTGAACGTTTGTCTCTGAGTCATCAGATGATCACGCGTTTCCATCGCTATATTTATCTGATCATTGATTAAACGATCCGAACtgaaaaaacaattaattttgtatatgACCACACATAATAAAGAGGatcattttcatcattttatcAGTTATAGTATGCgcaaaaatacaattttcagtGAATTATACTCACTTGTGAATGTgttgattttcttttaaatacaTTTCCCGACGGTTTAGTCCGCTTGcacttttataattactatttcatgaaaaattgataaattcaatgaaacattcaaaaatcgatgtaataattttaaattacaatgtAGTATTTATACGTACTCAATTTCTTTACGAACGCTTCCTAATAGATcttctctatcttttcttGCTGCAAAATTATTTCTGATCTTACTGAATTCCAATTTGTAATCTTTCAATATATCTTTGTGACGTTGCATTGTGTGTAGCATTGCAGCACCATTTGGCTGTAACTCGCCCATTCTCTCATTTATAGAGAATAACTGTACCAAATACATATAATTTAGATTATTGAAACTTAAAGCTAAAATCTTGAACTTACTTTAGCAAGCAATGCTTCTATTTCAGAAGCCATGTTTTCAAAAACATGTTCTTCATCCAAAAGTGGTACTTCATCAGAGTTAACAAGCTTGGATCCAGTATTGACACCAAGCTTACTGAATGCTACCAATTTTGcatcaatttcattttctaaatgtCTTGCTTGTCTtcttaaatctgaaaaaagtAGAATAAGTTAgcataaaaatgattaatgaCACAGCATAAACAGCAACAACAGTTCCAATTCctttaataacaaataaataaaagtattgcTTGAGTTC
It encodes the following:
- the LOC114877632 gene encoding protein strawberry notch, whose amino-acid sequence is MSAKRDKDAMNEDSSSDEDEDPDNMGVPGGGKDLATATGIANIKDEKPADAPSNVMTKGQGGMNMLNQKFGNKIPDGLVTKTATPGYEMVRVGGSQGVPPGFVNANQLGQLGQLAAAGGAYGLPPGLATLAGFNPAFFSPSMDMSLMSGFMGLPGMNMGVNPLVQLLNQNGLHPNWPAGLTGKAVSQLWMNAGDPTKMNIQQTIPEEEEVDDEDMGVAETYADYMPTKLKLGRKHPDPVVETASLSSVEPTDVWYKVSIPEESIRTGALSALQLESITYASQQHEHLLPDGSRAGFLIGDGAGVGKGRTIAGIIFENYLKGRKRAIWVSVSNDLKYDAERDLNDIGASKIEVHALNKFKYAKISSAVNGNVKRGVIFSTYSALIGESTQSGGKYKSRLKQLLQWCGEDFDGLIIFDECHRAKNLCPTGSSKPTKTGLTVLELQNKLPKARVVYASATGASEPRNMAYMVRLGMWGEGTPFPEFNDFITAVEKRGVGAMEIVAMDMKLRGMYIARQLSFHGVAFKIEEVPLSKEFTEVYDRSVRLWVEAMQRFQEAAELLDAENRMKKTMWGQFWSSHQRFFKYLCIAAKVKHAVAVAREAVKCGKCVVIGLQSTGEARTLEQLERDDGELSDFVSTAKGVLQSLVEKHFPASDRNHIHRVLGIEPSKMQRLEDLDDIDGAGGSAGSSKRKPVRQAAQRASKRVRTFPSDDDFTDDERNGGHSSGSEYKQSGSESEDDHKSDEESNITSDSSFNYSESDSDSGDGRRKKKGAKKQKKPVKKRGPPATAATRNRAPSRDAVERAYTMKKELLVEVEELGDRLPPNTLDQLIDEFGGPENVAEMTGRKGRVVQTEDGTIQYESRSEVDVPLETLNLTEKQRFMDGEKTVAIISEAASSGISLQSDRRARNQMRRVHITLELPWSADRAIQQFGRTHRSNQVNAPEYIFLISDLAGERRFASIVAKRLESLGALTHGDRRATETRDLSQFNIDNKYGRAALEATMRTIMKYEPPLVPPPQDYHGDFFKDVAEALVGVGLICNSESTPGVLTLDKDYNNMSKFLNRILGMPVDLQNRLFKYFTDTLNAIVTQAKKTGRFDMGILDLGTSGENVKRVKLYRFLRKHATGKAPTELHVVHVERGMNWSEAIDKFSELTGSKEGFYLSHQIRNGKQTAILAVAVETGGKKKSESKKDQLYMVYRPNTGLQLRQETLGELEKKYKKVSSDEAEPHWSQQYEASVDTCSHAYWRGNCKNVTIGMDCEVGLRRRSYNVLSGSVLSVWSRVESILATRSGHNSKMQVVRLRTDEGLKIVGTLIPKSCMEILRQELSSDSENTEELTF
- the LOC114877638 gene encoding Golgi SNAP receptor complex member 1 isoform X1, translated to MANALGAVDWEDLRRQARHLENEIDAKLVAFSKLGVNTGSKLVNSDEVPLLDEEHVFENMASEIEALLAKLFSINERMGELQPNGAAMLHTMQRHKDILKDYKLEFSKIRNNFAARKDREDLLGSVRKEIDNYKSASGLNRREMYLKENQHIHNSDRLINDQINIAMETRDHLMTQRQTFKRLQTRLNDISNRFPAVNSLLQRINLRKRRDSLILGLIIGFCTFLMLLYAFH
- the LOC114877638 gene encoding Golgi SNAP receptor complex member 1 isoform X2, with the translated sequence MYLRRQARHLENEIDAKLVAFSKLGVNTGSKLVNSDEVPLLDEEHVFENMASEIEALLAKLFSINERMGELQPNGAAMLHTMQRHKDILKDYKLEFSKIRNNFAARKDREDLLGSVRKEIDNYKSASGLNRREMYLKENQHIHNSDRLINDQINIAMETRDHLMTQRQTFKRLQTRLNDISNRFPAVNSLLQRINLRKRRDSLILGLIIGFCTFLMLLYAFH